In Acidimicrobiales bacterium, the sequence GGGCCCGCTCCTTCAGGTCGCCGGCCTCGAACTTCCACCGCTTGTCCGGGAGGTCGAGCCGGCGCTGGAGGCGCCTCGCCTGCTCCTCCCGCGAGATGTGGAGGAAGAACTTCACGACCCGGGTGCCGGCGATCGTCAGCGTCTCCTCGAACCCCCTGATCTGGTCGTACCGGGGCCGCCACACCGCCTCGTCCACGAGCCGGTTGACCCGCACGACGAGCACGTCCTCGTAGTGCGACCGGTTGAACACCGTGATCTCGCCCTTGGCCGGGGTGCGGGCGTGGACGCGCCAGAGGAAGTCGTGGGCCAGCTCCTCGTCGGTGGGGCGGCCGAAGGCGTGGACCTTCACGCCCGCCGGGTTGGTGCCCCGCAGCACGTGGCGGATCGTGCCGTCCTTGCCGCCCGTGTCGATGGCCTGGAGGACGACGAGCACGGACCGCTCCCGCTCGGCCCACAGGCGGGCCTGCAGGTCGGCCAGCTCGTCCCGCAGGTCGCCCACGGCGGACTCGGTGTCCTTCTTGCGGCCAGGGGCGCCGTCGGTCGACGCCGTGTCGACGGCGGCGAGGTCGACGGCGGCGCCCGGGGGCACGCGCCAGCGGTCGGAGGTTCGGTTGCCGTCGAGCATGGGCGGCATCCTTCCCCAAACGCGCGCCCGCCGCCCCCTGCGGGGCGGCGGGCCGGGTCGGGCGGGCTGGCGCCGGGACGCTAGGAGGCGCCGGTGGCCGGCAGCCCGTCGGTCGGCTGGGCGCCGGTCGTGGTGGCGCCCCGCTCGCCGCCGATCCGGTCGCCAGGTGCCCGCTCGGGCCACCGGCCGGCGACCTTCGTCGCCGTCTCGAGGTCGACCGGGTCGTAGGCGAACGTGCCCGTCAGCTGCTTCGACATCAGCTCCCGCGGCGGGTTGTCCCCGAGCTGCGCCAGCCGGCGCCGGTCGACGTCGGTGAGGAGCTGGCCGGGCAGCGGCGGAAGCCCCGCCACGTCGGCCGCCGACACGCCGATGGCGCCGCCCACCCGGCTCCCGAGGTCGTCGTCGATCAGGTGGAAGTGCCAGACCATCCGCTCCTGCACGTCCCGCTCGCACTGCCCGAGCTGGGTGGACAGGTTGAGCACGAGGTCGTCGCGCTCCCAGTCGGGCATGAGCTGGTAGCGCTCGGCCGCCTGCTGGTAGTCGTTGGCCCGCTCGAGCGGGCGGCGGGTCAGCCGGCCGCTCACGACCGGGCCCTGCTCGTCGTGGGACGGCCGGGGCGCCTCGACGAGGCCGTCGTGGATGCTCGGCTCGAAGTTCACGTGCGGGTTGCCGGCGCCGCCGTCCACCGCGTAGCTCATCTGGCCGTCGCGCTGGTTGGTGCGCACGGGGGCGACCGGCGCGTTGATCGGCAGCTGGAGGTAGTTCGGCCCGACCCGGTAGCGCTGGGTGTCGGAGTACGAGAACGTCCGGCCGACGAGCATCTTGTCGTCGGAGAAGTCGAGGCCGTCGACGAGCACGCCGGTGCCCATGGCGATCTGCTCGTTCTCGAGGAACTGGTTCTCGACGTTGCGGTCGAGCACCATGCGGCCGATGCGCCGGAGCGGGAACTGGTCCTCCGGCCACACCTTCGTGTCGTCGAGCGGGTCCCAGTCGAGCTCGGGGTGGTCGTCGTCGCTCATGACCTGGACGAAGACGTCCCACTCGGGGTGTTCGCCCCGGTCGATGGCCTCCATCAGGTCGCGGGTGGCGTGCCCGAGGTCGGTGGCCTGGATGCCGTCCGCCTGCTCCTGGGTGAGGCACTTCACGCCCTGCTTCGGGTGGAAGTGGTACTTCACGAGCACGGTCTCGCCGTCCGCGTTCACCCACTTGTAGGTGTTCACGCCGAAGCCCTGCTGGTGGCGGTAGTCCGCCGGGATGCCCCGAGGGCTGAACACGTGCAGGAGCATGTGCATGGACTCGGGGGTCTGGGACATGAAGTCGAAGATCCGGTTCGGCTCCTGGCGGAACGTGACCGGGTCCGGCTTCAGGGCGTGGATGACGTCGGGGAACTTGATCGCGTCCCGGATGAAGAACACGGCCAGGTTGTTGCCGACGAGGTCCCAGTTGCCGTCCTCGGTGCGGAACTTCACCGCGAACCCGCGAGGGTCGCGCGCCGTCTCGGAGGAGTCGCGGCCGCCGATCACGGTGGAGAAGCGCACGCTCAGCGGGGTGCGCCTGCCGGCCTCCTGGAACAGCTTCGCCCTGGTGTAGCCGGCGATCGGCTCGTCGCCGCAGGTGCCGGTCGCCTCGAACCAGCCGTGCGCGACCGCGCCCCTCGCGTGCACGACCCGCTCGGGGATGCGCTCTCGATCGAAGTGGGAGATCTTCTCCAGGAACTGGTAGTTCTCGAGCGTCGCCGGGCCCCGCGAGCCGACCGTCCGCTGCTGCTGGTTGTTCGAGACCGGGTGCCCCTGCCGGGTGGTGAGGGCGTTCTGCTGCTCGTCGGTCACTGCCGTCCTTCCGTGGGTCGCTCGGGACCGGGGTGGGCACCCCTACCCGCGCCCGACCCGGACAACGTCGCGATGTCCCGGCCCCGGCGGGCGGACGGTGTCACACCCCGTGCGTAAGTTGGCGGCCGTGCCCGTGCCCGGTCCCGCCGCCCTCGGTCGGGGGGTCGTGGTCGCCGCCGGCGACGCGGTCCCCGCCCCGTGGTCCGGCGCGCCCGAGGTCGTGGTCGACGACGCCGCCGTCGCCGAGCCGGTGGAGGTCGTCGGTCGCCTGCACCGGGCCTGGGCGGCGCGGGAGCCGGTCGTCGTCCGCCTCGCCGCCGACCCCGCCCGCTTCCGGTCGCCGGCCTCGTGGGCCGACCCGCCGTGGGCCCTCGGCCCCCGGTTCGAGGTGTGGGGCGACCGGCTCCACTTCCTCGTGTGGGCCAACACCTACGACGCCAGGGGCGGCGGCGAGCCCGTGTGGTGGTGGGCCCGCAAGGCCGCCCGCCTCGGCGCGGAGGAGGCGGGCGCCGGCGCGGACGGCGACGTGGTGCTCCCCGGCGGCCGGCCGGCGTGGGTCGACGGCGGG encodes:
- a CDS encoding PPK2 family polyphosphate kinase translates to MLDGNRTSDRWRVPPGAAVDLAAVDTASTDGAPGRKKDTESAVGDLRDELADLQARLWAERERSVLVVLQAIDTGGKDGTIRHVLRGTNPAGVKVHAFGRPTDEELAHDFLWRVHARTPAKGEITVFNRSHYEDVLVVRVNRLVDEAVWRPRYDQIRGFEETLTIAGTRVVKFFLHISREEQARRLQRRLDLPDKRWKFEAGDLKERAHWDDYQAAFAEALARTSTEAAPWYVIPADKKWYRNWAVATTLVELLRDMDPQYPAPAADLDEMVVR
- a CDS encoding catalase; translated protein: MTDEQQNALTTRQGHPVSNNQQQRTVGSRGPATLENYQFLEKISHFDRERIPERVVHARGAVAHGWFEATGTCGDEPIAGYTRAKLFQEAGRRTPLSVRFSTVIGGRDSSETARDPRGFAVKFRTEDGNWDLVGNNLAVFFIRDAIKFPDVIHALKPDPVTFRQEPNRIFDFMSQTPESMHMLLHVFSPRGIPADYRHQQGFGVNTYKWVNADGETVLVKYHFHPKQGVKCLTQEQADGIQATDLGHATRDLMEAIDRGEHPEWDVFVQVMSDDDHPELDWDPLDDTKVWPEDQFPLRRIGRMVLDRNVENQFLENEQIAMGTGVLVDGLDFSDDKMLVGRTFSYSDTQRYRVGPNYLQLPINAPVAPVRTNQRDGQMSYAVDGGAGNPHVNFEPSIHDGLVEAPRPSHDEQGPVVSGRLTRRPLERANDYQQAAERYQLMPDWERDDLVLNLSTQLGQCERDVQERMVWHFHLIDDDLGSRVGGAIGVSAADVAGLPPLPGQLLTDVDRRRLAQLGDNPPRELMSKQLTGTFAYDPVDLETATKVAGRWPERAPGDRIGGERGATTTGAQPTDGLPATGAS